CAGGCGAGGCATCAGCGAGAACCGCCGCCTTGTGCTTGCCTGCACGGAGTTCGATGCTGCTGGCAATCCCGACTGGGAAAAAAGCCAGAGGCTCGTTGCTATGCAGAATCAGCTTTCGGATCGTCCGGACTCCAAGGCCGCCGGATTTGCAACGCTGCCTGAAACACTCGTCAATGCCCGAAAGCTGGCGGCTTGCAGCCGCTCCTTGTCCGACTTTCTCTACCGGCGCGAACGCCTGCCGCTCTCGATCCACCCGGCAACGGACCTGTTCAAAGGCGAGGGCGAAAGCGAACGAGATTTCACCATCCGCCTTCAACAGGTCGCGCGCGAGCAGCGCGATCAGGAGGTCGATGCGCTTGAAAAGAAGTATGCCACCCAGCTTGAACGCATCGCCGAGAAGATCAAAAAAGAGGAGCGTGAATTGGCGCAGGACGAGGCCGAGCATCAGAACCGGAAAGCTGGTGAACTGATCGGTCTTGGAGAAACCATGCTGGGCTTTTTCCTCGGTCGGAAAAGCACGCGGGGCATCAGCGCCGCCATCAACCGGCGGCGCATGACAGCCAACGCCAAAGCAGAGGTTGATGAGTCTGTCGAAACAATCGAGGAGCTGAAGCGTCAGCAGGAGAAGATCGAAGCCAAACTGAAGAGGCTGGCCGCAGAAATAACCGCGCGATGGGAACATCCGGAATCAGCGCTGACAACCGAGGAGATCGCGCCCCGGCGAAGCGACGTGATGATTCAGATGGTGACCACCGGTTGGCTTCCCTTCTGGCAGGTTACGCTTGACCAGGCCTCCGGCGGCGGAACGCTCTATCTGCCGGCATACGAAGCCGCAGACGAATCGTAGGCCGTCGGCGGCTCATGCCTCGTTGCCGCGCTGTCTGAAAAGCAGATCGCGGAAGAAAAAAAGCGCGGCCACGGCGAGCGTCAAGAGGGCGGCAGACCAGACAGGCAGCGAAAATTTCGAGCCGCCTTCATACATCCACCAGGCGCCGAAGAGGAAAAATACTACGGAAGCGCCAATGCGGATCGCCTTTTCCGGCAGGTTCTTGCCCATCATCCGGCCCACGATGACGGCCAGACCGTCCGACACCACCATACCAAGAGTCGAACCGAGCCAGACCGGAAGAAATGGGTTTGTGGTAGCGAGGCTGATCGTGGTGAGCATGGTCTTGTCGCCAAGCTCGGCCATGAAGAAGGTTGAAAAAACAATCCAGAAGGGATTGACGCCGGTTTTGCACTCCCCCGTCTCATCGTCATCGAGGCTGTCGCCGCGCAGCGTCCAGAAACCGAAAATGATGAAGGAGATACCCGCGATGAACGCGATCCAGTCGCCCGGCAGAAGACCGCCGACAAACCAGCCGATACCCGCTGAAAAAACATGCACGGCAAGCGTCGCCCAGAAAATGCCCCACAGCACGACGCGCGTGTTGTAGCAGGTTGCGAGCGTGAGCGCCACAAGCTGGGTTTTGTCGCCAAGCTCGGCGAGAAAAATCATGACGAGGGAAAGCCAGAATGCGCCCATGCGATCGGAACAAGATTACTGATTGCCAATTGTCGAGCCGGGAAAATATCCTATTACAGCCCATTGTTCCAAATACAATAACGCCCGAAGCGCAACTCATTCTCCCATTTTCAGATCGAAATCGGATTTATCCGTCGATGTTGTGCGGCCTCACGCTTGCACGGTCTTCACCAGCTCATCCGTATTGATTCCCTTCAGGCGCAACTGCTCGAGCAGTTGCCGATAGGTAGCGTCATCCATGTACGGCGTTCTCGACAGCACCCAGCAGCGCGTTGCGGAAGGATTCGACACCAGTGCCCACGAGTAGTCTTCGGCAAGCCCGATAACCCAGTAATCAGCTTTGATATACCTGAAAAAAGTGACGATCAGCTTGGCGTTGCCACTGCCCTCAACCGGCACGGCGGTTGCCCTGATTGACTTCTCCCGGCCATTCCGCTTGCACGAGTTGCGCACCATCACCTTACCTTTGGCGGCATCAAGCGTGTACTCGGCTTTCGTGCTGGCACAGCCGCGCTGCTGCTTGCTCGGTATGGAGGCGATCTCATACCAGGTGCCACAATATTTCATGACATCGACCTCTGGTACGGTTTCCGGCCCGGTGGGATGGAAATATTTTCGGATAAGCTTTCTGAACATGGCTGAAACAGTGAGTGGTTTTGTCGAAACAGTTATACATCAATAAACCGGCGCAGGTAACGGCAAAGTTTCACACTTTCACCTTTGGAGAGCTTGTAACAGTTTGAAAGCATTGTTATTGTCGAGGTTTTTCAATAGCATTGATAGGTGAGCCTTCATTAAAACCTTGTTGTTATTGTGCCGACTGTCCGTATTGCCGAACCCGCTGACATCGGGGCGTGCGCCCGATTGCTGAATGTTCTTTTCAGCCAGGAACACGAATTTGCCCCTGACCTGAAAAAACAGAAGGACGGTCTCGGCATGATCATCGGCGACTCATCAGCCGGAACGATTTTCGTGTGTGAAATGGACGAAAGCATCATCGGCATGGTCTCGCTGCTGAATCTGGTCAGCACGGCGCTCGGCAAAAAGGTGGCAATGCTCGAAGACATGATCGTCGATCCCGAGTGGCGCGGACAGGGCATCGGCGCGATGCTGCTCGATCACGCCTGCAGCTGGGCGCGGGAAAACGGCTATGGCAGAATCACGCTGCTGACTGATGGCGACAACGTCCCGGCCCAGCGTTTTTACGGGGCACACGGTTTCGCGCGCTCAACGATGGTGGCATTCAGAAAACAGCTATAAGTTTAGAGGAGAAACTCGCATGAACGTCAAGGAGAGCGAACCGGCACAGGCCGACCTGCAGGCATCATGGATGTGCGCCGAATGCGGCTACATTTACGATCCCGCAGAGGGTAATCTCGAAACGAACATCCGTCCCGGCATGCCTTTCGACAAGCTGCCGGATGACTGGAGCTGCCCGGTGTGCAATCACCCGAAAAACCAGTTCACAAAATTCATTTCTCAGCTCTGAACATCAAAAAACCTAATAATCAGCATTATGGAACAGTGGAAGTGCAACATCTGCGGATACATCTACAACCCTGAAACCGGCGACCCTGAAGGCGATATTCCAGCCGGAACATCGTTTGAATCCCTCCCCGACAGCTGGATGTGCCCCGTCTGCGGCGCGGGCAAGGAAGAGTTCACGAAAATTTAAGGGCGGGAAAAGACATCTTTGATGGAGGTAGCCATCTTCTGGAAGGGCGGCACATAAACCGCCCTTCTGCATTTCTCCCTCACTCCATCTTGTTTTCCAGCGACTGGCTGGTCGCAATGACGGCGGCTTTGCTGGCGGGATAGAGGCTGACAAGCAGGGTGAAGAAGAGGGCTGCGGCTCCAACGGCGAGGAAGTCGCCGGTTTTCATGCTGATGGGATAGGCGCTGATGATGAAGGCACTCTTCGAGGGAAGCTGGACGATGCCCCACAGCTCTTGCGCTTTGCAGATGAGCCAGGCTAAAAGCGAGCCAAGCGTCGTGCCGGCCAGACCCGTCAGCCCGCCTTCGACGATAAAGATCGTCATAAACTGCGGCCGTTCGAGGCCAAGGCAGCGCAGATAGAAGAGTTCGTGGCGCTTGTCGATGACCGTCATGGCGAGCGATCCGGCGAGGCTCAGAAGAGCCACCAGAATCACCAGCATCAGCACGGCGAAGCTGGCCCACTTTTCAAGCTGCATCACGGCAAACATGTCGCGGTGCCGCTCCCGCAGCGTTACCACACGCAACGTTTTTTCCCGATGGGTTGCCGAAATCCATTCGCGAAGTCGAGCTTCGAGCGTTTCGTCGCTCACCCCTGACTTCCCCCTGATGTCGATGCCAGAGTAGCGCCCACGACCGAAAAGCAGGATGTTCTGGGCCATTTCAACCGGCGCGAGCACGTAGCGGTCGTCGAACAGCTTTTGCAGCGAAAAGCTGCTCTGGACTCGCACGTCGCTCATCGAAAGCGCGGGCATCAGCTCCGGTTGCGAAAGGGCTTGCAGGCCAGCTGAAATCAGCTCCGGGCTGAAGAGCCGCACCGGTTCATCAGGGTAAAGCCGTAGCCTTTCAGCAAGCAGGTTACCTGCCGAGATTCCGTCTGTGGAGAAATAGGGCTGCGTGGTGGAGGTCGTTTGCATCAGAGAGCGCTGCGCCTCGGCGGTCAAACCGCGCACCATGATCAGCTCGCTTTTGCCCGACGCAGTAATAATCGCCTGCCCCTCGACGAAGGGGTGCGCCGTTTCGACGCCATCGAGCCTGGCGATGGCGGCAAGCAGAGAGTCGCTCACTACCAGCGAGCGCCCCTGCGCGGGCACGATCTGAACCGGACCTTCAACGGTCACGAAGAGGTCACGGGCCAGCTTCTGGAAGCCGTTCAGCACGCTCATCACAACGAGCAGCGTCGAGACGCCGACGACGATCCCCGCGAGACTGATGCCCGAAATAATATTGATTACCCGGAAGCGCTTGCGCGCGAAGCTGTAACGCCCGGCTATCCAGATACCTGCTTTCATCGTTTTCTTTTCACGTGGTCAGTGCGGTTGCGGGCTGGAGCGAAGCGGCAACGCGTGATGGAATGAAAGCGAAAAGCAGCGTCAGCACCGCCACGCCCCCCGACACGGCGAGGTATTGAAGCGGGTCGATTTCGAGCGGCACGTGGCGGATGAAGTAGCTCTTTTCCGGCAGCGTAATGAGATGGAATCGCAGCTCGAAGAGCGACAGGCCAAGCGCGAGCAGGTTACCCAGGCCAATGCCGACCAGTGAAATCATGAGCGCCTGTCCCATGAACACCAAGCTCACGGCGCGAGGTTCGAGACCAAGCGCGGTCAACATGCCGATCTCCTTCGTTTTTTCGATGATGAGCACCAGCAGCGTCGAAACGATGTTGAACACCGCCACAACCGTGATGGTGATGATGAGCAGTGGCATGATGTTTTTCTGGAGTTTGAGCCACTCAAAAAGGTTTGCGTAGCGCTCGTACACCGTGTAGGAGTAAAAGGGATAACCGAGTGTGGATGCCACAGTCGCCGAAATCGCCTGCAGATCGCGCAAGTTGCCGACGTTGGCTTCGTAGCCCGAAATCATGTCGGGATGGTAAAGCTGTTGAAGCCTGCCGAGATCGGCGAAGACGATGATGTCGTCGAAGCCTTCGGAGAGGCCGGTGTCGTAGATGCCCGCGACTCGCGCCACGTGCAGATCAAGGCTCGACAGCAACTCGACCACGCTCTCCTTGCCGGTGATGCCGGACGTGCCGTTTTTGCCAGCGATGCCGACAATCAGCAGTTGATCGCCCGCCTTGACACCGAGCTTGTCGGCGAGCGTCCTGCCAAGCAGGATGGGCAGCGAGCCGTCCGCAGAAGCCGGAGCCGATTCGAGCAGTTCCGGTCCGTTCTGCAGAAAGCGTGAACTCTCGCGTGGATCGATCCCCTGAATCATTGCTGGTGCGATCTCTCCGCCTGCATCGCCCTTCCCGGCGCGGCTCCGGAGCATCACGTTCATTTCAAGAAACGGTGAAACCGAAACGATGCCCGGCACGCTTTTCAGCGTCTGAAGGTCGCGGCGGGTTTCAAGAAACAGGCGTTCGTCGGGCTGGCGTACCTGAAGATGCGAGGTGAACCTGATGAGCTTACCCTCGATGACCGAAGCAAATCCATTCACAATCGACAGCGTCAGAATCAGCGCCGCCGTCCCCACGGCAATCCCAATCACCGCCGCCAGCACGATAAACGTCGGCTTCGACAGCGAGCGAGGCTTAAAGGCAAATCGCCTGGCAATGTAGAGCTCGGCTTTCACTGAGTAGTCAAAGGCGCGGATGATGGATCGTGGTTCAGGAGAAGACGAACCTCCCTTCTAATGCAGGGAAAGATAAGAATTTCTGGGCATCTGGTGTGGATTGCGCAGTAAAGATTGGGAGAGGACTAATGGCTGGAGCGGATTTGTAAAGGTCTCGAAGCAAAAGGTGATTCAAGGGATGTCGGAAATCCGGATTGTAAGGGCAGTGACCCGCAAGCCAAGCCGGGTTATTCCCCACTACCGCTCCGCCACCTTCTCTTTTAAACCTCCCTCGTAAATGCCAAAACCATATTTTTCCCTGATGACTTTGCTTTGTAAAGAGCTTTGTCAGCATTCACAATCAGCGAAGTACCGTCAGTGGCGTCATCGAGCCATGAGGCGACACCGATACTCACCGTCAGTTGTCCGCCGGGCTGCTTGCTTTCGTGCTCGAACGGTTCTGCGTAAATGATGTTGCGCAGCCGCTCGGAAATATCAAGCGCTGTCGCCCGGTCAGTCTTCGGAAAAAGGATGGCGAATTCGTCACCCCCAAACCTCGATGGAATATCGGTCATGCGACACTCCTTCCTGATGATTTCGGCGATTCTCGCCAGCGCCCTGTCTCCGGCAACGTGCCCGTAACGGTCGTTATAGTTCTTGAAGTTGTCGATATCGATCATGGCGAGCGAGATATCGCCGTTGAAGCGCCGTGCCCGCTCGACATCGATAATGAGATGCTCCTTGAAGTGGCGATAGTTGTAAAGATTGGTTTTTTCATCGCGGATGTGCAACTCGTCAAGCTTGCGGTTTTTCTCCTCGATGTCGTGGCACATGCTCGCGACCGATTCGCTGACGGAGCGCATGTCGGCGGATGGATCCTCGCCGTTCAAAAGGGTTTCAGCAGCTTCGGCGGTATCGTGCAAACTTTCGGAAAGATTGCAATTCAACAGGGCAAGCCGTTCTGAAAGTTTATGGAGTGGAATGATCGAGCGCCGGTAGCTGGAGATGATAAGTTTCCCGCCAGCCAGCACAACAACAACCAGCAAAAGCGTAATAAACACGAGATAGTAATTCAGGCTGGCTGTGAGCTGCGCTTTTTCATCAGTGATCTTCGCGCTCAGCTTTTCTATCATGCCATCCATATCGACGACCATGAGCTGGAGCGATTCGCGGCTGACCGGAGCGGCAAGCGGCTGGCGGTGTTTCAGCCACTGGTTGAGTTCACTTCCCTGCTTCATCTCCAGGCTGCGCCCAATCTCCGAAAACCTGGCACACTCGATCCGGAGCTTCGACTGAATATCCGCCTGTTTGCCAAGTACAAGATGCTCATCCCCAAAAAGCTGTTCGATCGACGAAATGCTGGTGCGGCATTCAACCAGCCTCATGCGCAACGACTCGTCTTCACTGATCTGGTGAAGACGGGAACTCTGGAAAGCACCAAACCAGGCGGTTCCTCCGGCAGCCAGAATCAGCGCCACAATACCGAAAATCATTGTTAACCTGAGGAAGTAATTGCCTGTAGTATCGCTTTCGTTTTTCATTTAGTCACTTGAGAATGATGGTACGCACGAGCTGTTCGTATGGCGCCATGTCGCCGCGCTCAAAGAGCTTCTGCCCCTCTTTGGCAAGCCATGCGCCAAACCCGGTCGCCAGCGGGTTGTACGGATCGTAGAGATAGAAAATATCCGTGGAAAGCGGATACTCGCCAGTATAAATCGTTTCGGGAGAAGCCGCCACCGGCTTGCCGCCCGCATCGGCGCTCACCGGCACCGCTTTGATGCTGCTTCCATAGCCGGAGCGCAAGGACGCCGCATACTCGGGCAGGGTCATAATCGCAGCAGCATACCGGTCTTTGCTGACGCGATCCAGCAGCGTTGGCAGGTCTGGCTCCGCTGAAGCCGAAAGAGCTTCCGTTTTACCGAAGAGCATCTCCGAAAGCAAAGTGCGGGCACGCAGGTTGCTGCCGTCCAGGCAGGCGACGATCGTACCGCGCGAGCCACCGAGAGATTTCCAGTCAGTTAGACGTCCGGAAAAAATCGCTTTCAGGTTGGCAATCGAGACGGAGTAAACGGGATTAGCGCAGTTAACGACAAACACAAGCGCATTGCGGGCGACCGGCTGACGTCTGACGGGATGCTTCAGCGTGGAAAGCAGCGAATCCTCACGGGCAGAGAGAGCGCCCTCGATGAGCGCTGCATCGACCTTCTTTTCGAGAAGCCGCAAAACCGGGCGGGAAGATTCCTGGGAGAGTTTGATGGCCGCGTTCGGATACTGGTCCGAAAATGCCGCTGCTTGAATTCCGGCAACGGCAGTGAGCGATTGATCAACCGCCACGGCAAGAGTTCCGCTGATGGGCGTGTCACCGGAAATGGCCGAACCAAGAGGGCTTTCCGGCGAAGGCGCACGCATCCAGAGCCAGACAGGCACAGCAATGCCTGTGGCCAGAATAAGTGCAATCACGACGTCACGGAACCGGTGATTCATGGTATTTTTTTAAACGTTAGGCTGAAAGATAGGCAAAACGGCAGAACATTGGAATTGTAAACATTTCGGAAATGCCCTGTTTCTTCATGGAAATAAAGCGTGAATTCACTAACATCCGCTTTCCTGAATATTTATTCACTCTGGTGCATTCGCATTTAAACCCTGATGAATCATATCCCGATGCAGAATAAGAAGGTTACGGTTTCGGTCATCGGCGCTTCAGGATATTCAGGAGCCGAGCTGGTGAAGCTGCTCATGAAGCATCCGGGAATCGTTATCGAAGAGCTTTACGCCCACACCCAGGCGGGCAAGCGCTTTACGGAGCTGTATCCGTCGATACCCTGCGACAAGACGTTCCAGACCTATGCCGGACAGACCAATAGTGATGTTTACTTGCTCGCTCTCCCGCATGGCGAGGCGTTACAGCTGGTGCCGGGCATCGTGGCTGCCGGAAAAAAGGTGATCGACCTGTCGGGCGACTTCAGACTGAAAAACACCGCCGAGCACAAGCGCTTTTATGGCGGCGACAAGTCGGCGGAGGACGTGCTCCAGTACGGAATGCCAGAGCTGTTCCGCGACGAAATCGCTGGATCGACAGCAATCAGCAATCCGGGTTGCTACGCCACGAGCATCATCCTCGGCCTTGCGCCCCTCTTCCTTGGCGGCATGGCGGGGCTCGACGTCGAGTCGGTGAACGTGACAGCGGTTTCCGGCATTTCGGGCGCGGGTCGAAGCGCGAAGCTCGAACTCTCGTTCTCGGAGATGAGCGGAAACATGCGAGCCTACAAGGTGGGCAAGCACCAGCACACGCCCGAGATCATGCAGACACTCGGCACCTCCGTGACCGATCCGTCGTTCCGCTTCGTCTTCACACCGATGATCGCGCCTTATGTCCGAGGCATCTACTCGGTGCTGAACGTGCGCCTCGCCTCGCCGGTAGCCATGGAGCCGGTCCGCGAGCTGTATGCGGGATTCTACGCCAACGCTCCGTTCGTCAGGTTGCGCGACGGCGTAACCGAGGTGAGCCACGTCGCCTACACCAACTTCTGCGACATCAGTCTCGCTTTCGAAAGCGACGGTTCGCTGGTGATCATCACAGCCATCGACAACCTCGTGAAGGGCGCGGCGGGTCAGGCGGTGCAGAACATGAACCTGATGCTCGGCTTCGGCGAAACAACTGCTTTGCTTTAAACATTATCGACTTACACAAGATTGGAACCATTTGAAAAATCGATTGCCGCCGTCAAGCGCCTCGCCAAGAGAACTGTCTGGCCTGAAGGCGTGAGGCCGGTTGTTGCCGATCCCGCTTCGGACGCTGTTTTCTGGCCTGAAGGCTTCACGCTCGCAGGCATCAACTGCGGCATCAAGCCGACGAGCAAAGATCTGATGCTGATGCTCTGCGACGAACCGGCCAGCACCGCCTCGGTCTTCACAACCAACCTTTGCTGCGCGGCTCCGGTCGAGCTGTCAAAGGCCGCATTGTCGGCCTCCGGCGGCAAGATGCGGGCCGTCATCTGCAACAGCGGCAACGCCAACGCCGCCACCGGCGCGGCAGGAATGCAGAATGCGCGACTGATGGCAGAGTCCACGGCGCAAGCCTTCGACCTCAACGCAGGCGAGGTGCTGGTCGCCTCCACCGGTGTGATCGGCCAGCAGCTGCCGGTCGAAAAAATCGCCGGTGCCATGCCCTCGCTGAAGGCGACCTCCGGTTCGACGCAATGGTGTGATGCCGCCGAGGCGATCATGACTACCGACACCTTCCCGAAGGCGTTCGGGGTTGACGTGAAGCTCTCAGGCGGCACGGCGAGAATCGCGGGCATCGCTAAAGGCTCTGGCATGATCTGCCCGAACATGGCCACCATGCTCGCCTTCCTGGGCACCGACGCCACCATCGAACCGGCGCTGTTGCAGGAGCTGCTCGCGGCAGCGAACGCGGTGAGTTTCAACGCCATCACGGTTGACGGCGACACCAGCACCAACGACATGGCGGCGATCATGGCAAGCGGCAAAGGGCCTGAAGTACTGCGCGGTTCGGACAACGCACGCCTCTTCGGCGAAGCCTTGCGTTCCGTGATGACCATGCTCGCCCAGCTCATCATCGTCGATGGCGAAGGGGCAACCAAGTTCGTCGAACTGCGCGTCACCGGCGCAAAAAGCAACGAAGAAGCTCGCATGGCGGCAATGACCGTGGCCAACTCGCCACTCGTCAAGACGGCCATCCACGGCGAAGACGCCAACTGGGGCCGCATCATTGCTGCGGCGGGGCGCTCCGGCGCATCGTTCGTGCAAGAAGAGCTGTCGGTGTACTTCGACGACGAGCCAATTCTCAAGCCGGGGCTCGATGCCAATTTCTCCGAAGAACGGGCCAAGGAGGTCATGTCGAAGGAGGAGTTCACCATCACCCTTTCGCTCGGCAAAGGTGCGGGCAGGGCGACCGTGTGGACCTGCGACCTGAGCCACGGCTACATCGAAATCAACGGCAGCTATCGCAGCTGACCGGTTTTGCCCATCTTTTCACAAGGACTATTCATGGAAAAAATGTGCAGTGAGTTCCGCCCCGAGGGAAAAAGACCTGAGCCGGCCATCGGCTACATGCTCGTCGAGGCGCTGCCCTACATCAGGAAATTCGAGGGCAAGACCTTCGTCATCAAGTATGGCGGCGCGGCCATGAAGGACGAGGTGCTCAAGAACATCTTCGCAGAAAACGTCACACTCCTGCGCAAAGTGGGCATCAAGGTAGTGATCGTCCACGGCGGAGGTGATGCCATCACCAAAACCTCCGCGAAACTTGGACTGGAAACAACCTTTGTTCACGGCAAGCGTGTGACGGACCGCCAGACCGTCGACGTGATCCAGATGACGCTCGCCGGAAAGGTGAACCAGGACATCGTGCAGCTCATCAACAAGGATGGCGGCAACGCCGTTGGCGTCAGCGGTCTCGATGCCGACACGATCCTGGCCAAGCCATCCCCGAACGCCTCGACCCTCGGCCTGGTCGGCGAGGTGGCGGAGATCAACACCCGCTACATCGACCTGCTCTGCGACGCAGGACTGATTCCGGTCATCGCGCCCATCGGCTACGACATGGAGGGCAACATCTACAACATCAACGCCGACGATGCGGCGGCGGCCATCGCCGTGGCGCTCAAGGCTGAAAAACTGATCTACGTCAGCGACGTGGAGGGCGTGCGGGTCGGGAACCGGATTCTGAAAACGATCTGCAAGGCGGATGCGGCTGAGCTCATCGAAAAAGGAATCATCACTGGCGGCATGATTCCCAAGGTCGTTTCGGCCTACCAGACGCTCGACGGCGGCGTCGGTAAGGTGCACCTCATCGATGGTCAGATCACCCATTCGCTGCTGCTTGAAGTCTTCACCAACGAAGGCGTCGGCACGCAGTTTGTCAACGAACTTGAACAAGAACCAACTGCTGAAGAAGGAGCATCATGAGCCAGGACAACAAAGGCAACGGATCAAAAAAACGCGACTTTCTCGGATTCACCGGCCTCGATGCAGCCAAAATCATTGAACTGTTCGACTACTCGCTTTTTATCAAACAGCAGCGCGAAACCAACCGTAACAGTGACGAGTTCCGCCCGATCCGCCACAAAACCGTGGCCATGATCTTCAACAAGCCCTCGCTGCGCACGCGGGTGTCGTTCGAACTTGGCGTCTATGAACTTGGCGGCCACGCCATCAGCCTCGAAGGCAAGTCGATCGGCGTTGGCGAACGCGAGTCGATCGAAGACATCGCCCGCCTGCTCTCGCGCTACAACGACGCGATTGTCGCCCGCCTGCACGAGCACGAGATCATCGAAACCCTCGCCAAGCACGCAGATATTCCGGTCATCAACGCGCTGACCGACCTGTCGCACCCGTGCCAGGTTCTGGCCGACGCCTTCACGCTCTATGAAAAGGGGCTGTGGCGCGACGACATCAAAGTGGTCTTTGTCGGCGACGGCAACAACGTGGCGAACTCGTGGATCGAACTGGCCGGCATCCTGCCGTTCCACTTCGTACTCGCCTGCCCTGAGGGCTACCTGCCCGATGAAACGCTGTTGAAGCAGGCGCGCAGCAACGCTAAGGGCACGATCGAGATTCTGCACGATCCGATGGAGGCGGCAAAACAGGCCGATGTGCTCTATACCGACGTCTGGACGAGCATGGGTCAGGAAGAGGAGATGGCCGAGCGCCTGAAGGCGTTCGCACCGTTCCAAATCAACGCGAAGATGGTGGCCGAAGCCAAACCGTCGGCGGTGATCATGCACTGCATGCCCGCGCATCGCGGCCAGGAGATCAGCGCCGAGGTGATGGACGGCCCGCAGTCGATCATCATCGACGAGGCCGAAAATCGCCTGCATGTGCAGAAGGCGCTCATGGTGAAGCTGATGAACCACGACGTTTACCGCAAGTTCCACCTGACGCACCGCCTGCACCGGGCTGCAAATCGCCTCAAAG
The nucleotide sequence above comes from Chlorobaculum tepidum TLS. Encoded proteins:
- a CDS encoding ABC transporter permease, encoding MKAGIWIAGRYSFARKRFRVINIISGISLAGIVVGVSTLLVVMSVLNGFQKLARDLFVTVEGPVQIVPAQGRSLVVSDSLLAAIARLDGVETAHPFVEGQAIITASGKSELIMVRGLTAEAQRSLMQTTSTTQPYFSTDGISAGNLLAERLRLYPDEPVRLFSPELISAGLQALSQPELMPALSMSDVRVQSSFSLQKLFDDRYVLAPVEMAQNILLFGRGRYSGIDIRGKSGVSDETLEARLREWISATHREKTLRVVTLRERHRDMFAVMQLEKWASFAVLMLVILVALLSLAGSLAMTVIDKRHELFYLRCLGLERPQFMTIFIVEGGLTGLAGTTLGSLLAWLICKAQELWGIVQLPSKSAFIISAYPISMKTGDFLAVGAAALFFTLLVSLYPASKAAVIATSQSLENKME
- the argC gene encoding N-acetyl-gamma-glutamyl-phosphate reductase is translated as MNHIPMQNKKVTVSVIGASGYSGAELVKLLMKHPGIVIEELYAHTQAGKRFTELYPSIPCDKTFQTYAGQTNSDVYLLALPHGEALQLVPGIVAAGKKVIDLSGDFRLKNTAEHKRFYGGDKSAEDVLQYGMPELFRDEIAGSTAISNPGCYATSIILGLAPLFLGGMAGLDVESVNVTAVSGISGAGRSAKLELSFSEMSGNMRAYKVGKHQHTPEIMQTLGTSVTDPSFRFVFTPMIAPYVRGIYSVLNVRLASPVAMEPVRELYAGFYANAPFVRLRDGVTEVSHVAYTNFCDISLAFESDGSLVIITAIDNLVKGAAGQAVQNMNLMLGFGETTALL
- a CDS encoding substrate-binding domain-containing protein, producing the protein MNHRFRDVVIALILATGIAVPVWLWMRAPSPESPLGSAISGDTPISGTLAVAVDQSLTAVAGIQAAAFSDQYPNAAIKLSQESSRPVLRLLEKKVDAALIEGALSAREDSLLSTLKHPVRRQPVARNALVFVVNCANPVYSVSIANLKAIFSGRLTDWKSLGGSRGTIVACLDGSNLRARTLLSEMLFGKTEALSASAEPDLPTLLDRVSKDRYAAAIMTLPEYAASLRSGYGSSIKAVPVSADAGGKPVAASPETIYTGEYPLSTDIFYLYDPYNPLATGFGAWLAKEGQKLFERGDMAPYEQLVRTIILK
- a CDS encoding ABC transporter permease is translated as MKAELYIARRFAFKPRSLSKPTFIVLAAVIGIAVGTAALILTLSIVNGFASVIEGKLIRFTSHLQVRQPDERLFLETRRDLQTLKSVPGIVSVSPFLEMNVMLRSRAGKGDAGGEIAPAMIQGIDPRESSRFLQNGPELLESAPASADGSLPILLGRTLADKLGVKAGDQLLIVGIAGKNGTSGITGKESVVELLSSLDLHVARVAGIYDTGLSEGFDDIIVFADLGRLQQLYHPDMISGYEANVGNLRDLQAISATVASTLGYPFYSYTVYERYANLFEWLKLQKNIMPLLIITITVVAVFNIVSTLLVLIIEKTKEIGMLTALGLEPRAVSLVFMGQALMISLVGIGLGNLLALGLSLFELRFHLITLPEKSYFIRHVPLEIDPLQYLAVSGGVAVLTLLFAFIPSRVAASLQPATALTT
- a CDS encoding rubredoxin, with product MEQWKCNICGYIYNPETGDPEGDIPAGTSFESLPDSWMCPVCGAGKEEFTKI
- a CDS encoding GNAT family N-acetyltransferase; amino-acid sequence: MPTVRIAEPADIGACARLLNVLFSQEHEFAPDLKKQKDGLGMIIGDSSAGTIFVCEMDESIIGMVSLLNLVSTALGKKVAMLEDMIVDPEWRGQGIGAMLLDHACSWARENGYGRITLLTDGDNVPAQRFYGAHGFARSTMVAFRKQL
- a CDS encoding GGDEF domain-containing protein — protein: MKNESDTTGNYFLRLTMIFGIVALILAAGGTAWFGAFQSSRLHQISEDESLRMRLVECRTSISSIEQLFGDEHLVLGKQADIQSKLRIECARFSEIGRSLEMKQGSELNQWLKHRQPLAAPVSRESLQLMVVDMDGMIEKLSAKITDEKAQLTASLNYYLVFITLLLVVVVLAGGKLIISSYRRSIIPLHKLSERLALLNCNLSESLHDTAEAAETLLNGEDPSADMRSVSESVASMCHDIEEKNRKLDELHIRDEKTNLYNYRHFKEHLIIDVERARRFNGDISLAMIDIDNFKNYNDRYGHVAGDRALARIAEIIRKECRMTDIPSRFGGDEFAILFPKTDRATALDISERLRNIIYAEPFEHESKQPGGQLTVSIGVASWLDDATDGTSLIVNADKALYKAKSSGKNMVLAFTREV
- a CDS encoding rubredoxin, translating into MNVKESEPAQADLQASWMCAECGYIYDPAEGNLETNIRPGMPFDKLPDDWSCPVCNHPKNQFTKFISQL
- a CDS encoding TMEM165/GDT1 family protein; this translates as MGAFWLSLVMIFLAELGDKTQLVALTLATCYNTRVVLWGIFWATLAVHVFSAGIGWFVGGLLPGDWIAFIAGISFIIFGFWTLRGDSLDDDETGECKTGVNPFWIVFSTFFMAELGDKTMLTTISLATTNPFLPVWLGSTLGMVVSDGLAVIVGRMMGKNLPEKAIRIGASVVFFLFGAWWMYEGGSKFSLPVWSAALLTLAVAALFFFRDLLFRQRGNEA
- a CDS encoding lipocalin family protein gives rise to the protein MFRKLIRKYFHPTGPETVPEVDVMKYCGTWYEIASIPSKQQRGCASTKAEYTLDAAKGKVMVRNSCKRNGREKSIRATAVPVEGSGNAKLIVTFFRYIKADYWVIGLAEDYSWALVSNPSATRCWVLSRTPYMDDATYRQLLEQLRLKGINTDELVKTVQA